In Salisediminibacterium beveridgei, one DNA window encodes the following:
- a CDS encoding diacylglycerol/lipid kinase family protein, giving the protein MYIMIINTRSGRRKNIRIYERLKASCNFEDIPFYMDDSLAILWAQIKETCTHYHGQIKGIIVIGGDGTIHSVINEFIDLTIPFGLIPTGSGNDLARGLNISSKPVEAMKTILNNDAKSIDLIKTGDQFTATIVSVGIDASTAIRTGESGIKQWLNRMFLGKFIYIITFFQEVRSFKPFNLKIVDHMGTIREYKNVWLTAFGNTSYYGGGIPICPSAKPDDGQMNVVVVHGITLKKLIIAVPSVFIKAHTSISFVDTFNSDQLTAEPDRNVEWQGDGEALKHGSAQTVQIIGKKILFYS; this is encoded by the coding sequence ATGTATATCATGATAATAAATACCCGGTCCGGAAGGCGGAAAAACATCCGCATTTATGAAAGGCTCAAAGCATCATGCAATTTTGAAGATATTCCATTTTACATGGATGACTCTTTAGCAATACTATGGGCTCAAATTAAGGAAACATGTACTCATTATCATGGACAAATTAAAGGAATCATTGTCATCGGAGGCGATGGAACAATCCACTCAGTCATTAATGAATTCATCGATCTTACTATTCCCTTTGGATTGATCCCAACCGGCTCCGGCAACGATCTTGCAAGAGGATTAAACATCTCCTCAAAACCAGTTGAAGCAATGAAAACAATTCTGAATAATGATGCAAAGTCAATTGACCTGATTAAAACCGGAGATCAGTTTACAGCCACCATCGTAAGTGTCGGTATTGATGCTTCAACAGCAATTCGCACTGGGGAATCGGGAATTAAACAATGGTTAAATCGAATGTTTTTAGGTAAATTTATTTATATCATAACTTTTTTCCAGGAAGTGAGGTCATTTAAACCTTTTAATTTGAAAATTGTCGACCACATGGGAACAATCAGAGAATACAAGAATGTTTGGCTCACAGCTTTTGGTAACACAAGCTATTATGGTGGAGGTATTCCTATTTGTCCCTCAGCGAAACCAGACGATGGGCAAATGAATGTTGTCGTTGTTCATGGAATCACATTAAAAAAATTGATCATTGCGGTTCCTTCGGTATTTATCAAGGCCCATACATCGATTTCGTTTGTCGATACGTTCAACAGTGATCAATTAACAGCGGAACCCGACCGGAACGTTGAATGGCAAGGTGATGGTGAAGCTTTAAAACATGGATCTGCCCAAACTGTTCAGATTATCGGTAAAAAAATACTCTTTTATAGTTGA
- a CDS encoding TatA/E family twin arginine-targeting protein translocase: protein MLSNIGIPGLILILVIALIIFGPKKLPEIGKAMGQTLKEFKNSTKELTSEDDEETKQSSKKEETEEVEESEKKSDSQL from the coding sequence ATGCTATCAAATATCGGTATTCCCGGGTTGATTTTGATTCTGGTCATTGCCTTAATCATTTTTGGACCGAAAAAATTGCCTGAAATCGGCAAAGCGATGGGTCAGACCTTAAAAGAATTCAAAAATTCGACTAAAGAGCTTACGTCGGAAGATGATGAAGAAACAAAACAATCGTCTAAAAAAGAAGAAACAGAAGAAGTTGAAGAAAGCGAAAAAAAATCCGATTCACAACTTTAA
- a CDS encoding NRDE family protein, whose product MCIIGLSINESSRFPFVLWANRDELYQRPSTEIYYRPSEPRYIGGKDLERGGSWLGVHPHTGDIAVVTNIREGLTEKKSALSRGQLIDRFMENKMESFSISDREQFNGFNLIFGNIRTGLFHTSSRMRTNIAISDGIQGISNGDLNEPWPKTERLKSLMRQVDPKWSALEMIQTGFSVLGDTSEAPLKDLPDTGIDESLEKKLSPIRINIDQYGTVCSTIIFIDDTGTLHICEYRYTDHKCMYYASPFQL is encoded by the coding sequence GTGTGCATTATAGGGCTTTCAATTAATGAATCTTCACGTTTCCCTTTCGTCTTATGGGCAAATCGGGATGAATTGTATCAAAGGCCATCTACAGAAATTTATTACCGGCCGTCAGAACCCAGGTATATCGGTGGAAAAGACCTTGAAAGAGGAGGAAGCTGGCTGGGTGTTCATCCTCACACGGGGGACATTGCTGTCGTAACCAATATACGAGAAGGTTTAACCGAAAAAAAAAGCGCCCTCTCAAGAGGGCAGTTAATTGACAGGTTCATGGAAAACAAAATGGAATCGTTCAGTATCTCTGATCGTGAACAGTTTAACGGCTTCAATCTCATCTTTGGCAACATCAGGACTGGTTTATTTCATACTTCAAGCCGAATGCGAACTAATATAGCAATCTCGGATGGGATACAGGGGATAAGTAATGGAGACCTGAACGAACCATGGCCGAAAACCGAGCGATTAAAATCTTTGATGAGACAGGTTGATCCCAAGTGGTCAGCGCTTGAAATGATCCAGACAGGATTCAGCGTTTTAGGTGACACATCAGAAGCTCCCTTGAAAGATCTACCTGATACCGGAATCGATGAATCACTCGAGAAAAAACTGTCACCTATCAGAATTAATATTGATCAATATGGTACAGTTTGCAGTACAATTATCTTTATTGACGATACAGGCACACTTCATATTTGCGAATACCGCTATACAGATCATAAGTGCATGTATTATGCGTCCCCATTTCAACTATAA
- the tatC gene encoding twin-arginine translocase subunit TatC: MADQDQSMNLLDHLDELRKRLMIVVGAFLLFFIGIFIFVRDIYDWFTKDLEMTLAVLGPLDIIIIYFMLAAVLALALTVPVLILQIWLFVKPALTKKEQKATIIYIPASFVLFAGGLAFGYFVVMPIVLSFLLELGAGTFQTMFTADKYFQFILRMTLPFSILFEMPLVVMFLTSIGVITPQGMRANRKYAYFALIVVSVLISPPDFVSDILVIVPLLFLYEVSINMSVLVFRRKKKKEREREKELES, from the coding sequence ATGGCAGATCAGGATCAAAGTATGAATCTATTGGATCATCTTGATGAATTAAGAAAACGTCTGATGATCGTCGTTGGAGCTTTTTTACTCTTTTTTATAGGGATTTTTATTTTTGTCAGAGATATCTATGACTGGTTCACAAAGGATCTTGAGATGACATTAGCAGTTCTTGGTCCACTGGATATCATTATTATTTATTTTATGCTTGCTGCAGTTTTAGCACTTGCTTTGACTGTTCCAGTGCTGATTCTTCAGATCTGGTTGTTTGTGAAACCGGCTTTAACTAAAAAAGAACAAAAAGCAACAATCATATACATACCTGCTTCCTTCGTATTGTTTGCAGGTGGACTGGCTTTTGGTTATTTTGTCGTAATGCCTATCGTTTTAAGTTTCCTTCTGGAATTAGGTGCAGGTACTTTTCAAACCATGTTTACTGCCGATAAATATTTCCAATTTATTCTTCGGATGACATTACCATTCAGTATTTTGTTTGAAATGCCATTGGTGGTCATGTTTCTCACAAGTATTGGTGTGATTACTCCACAAGGAATGCGTGCTAATCGAAAGTATGCTTATTTTGCATTGATTGTTGTCAGTGTGCTGATTTCTCCACCCGACTTTGTTTCTGATATTCTTGTAATTGTGCCATTATTGTTTCTCTATGAGGTCAGTATCAATATGTCTGTCCTGGTATTCAGAAGAAAAAAGAAAAAAGAACGAGAGCGGGAAAAGGAATTGGAGTCCTGA